From the Polaribacter gangjinensis genome, the window TTAAGAGTTTTATTGAATAAAATAAAAATCAAATTTAAAGTCTATTTTTAGTAACTTTGGCTATCTTTCGATACAATAATGGAGAAAAAATGCTTTAAAATTTTGGCAAAAGTCAATAAATTGATATTGCCATCATACACAAAAAAAAGGTTGGATATTACCAAAGCTACAAAATTGCAATTAATAATCATTGGATGGAGAGCTTATGTCACTATGAAAGCTCTAGATTAATTTAGAATTGTGTATCTTTATGGATGAATGTCTAAAGATGTATAAATAGATCAACATATCATTTCATGTTAATTTTTATGCTAAAAAATCGTTACTTATGAAAAATGAATATCAAAAACTTTTTACTAGCTCTACCATCATTATAAATGGGTTAACAACTCTTTTAGAAGAACAAGGAATCAGATATATTATCAAAGATCGATTTGAATCAGCACGTTTAGCAGGTTTTGGCGAATTTATGAATGCTGTTGAAATTCATGTGCAATCTTCACAATTAGCAGAAGCACAAAAAATTTTAGAAACGTATAAGTTGACATTAAACTCAGAAAGTTAAAAATAGATTTTCTATTTTAAAAAATAGGCAGTATATTTGCACCCGCTTTAAGGCCTCGTGGCGCAACTGAATAGCGCATCTGATTACGGCTCAGAAGGTTACAGGTTTGAATCCTGTCGAGGTCACAAAAAACTCATCTTATTAGATGAGTTTTTTTTATACTTTTTATTCAGCAAAATATTGTTTTAATGCCATTCTGTGCTCAGGAATGCTCTTGTCATAATTAGTTACCAAAACTTCTATAATTTCTGGAGCAATTTTTCCAATTTCTTTTTTGTTTTTAAATCTGGCAACATAAAGATTGTAGGTTGTTGCTGTTTTTTCGAAAATGAGAAAATGAGTTTCGTTTAATTCTGTAAAACTAATTTCATTCGAGGAAAATGTTCCAGATGTATCTTTAAAGAAATCTGAAAATTGGTAGTATTTGAATATGTTTTCCATTCTTTTTTATATCAACTCTGCTGATAGGCCAAGTTGCAATAGTTTTGAACATCTTGGTTCTAAATCTTTCAATTCACCAGATTTTACGGTGCATTTTCCTTTATAATGGACTAAATAGGTGCATTGTTCAGCTTGTTCTAACGTATGTTCACAAACATTTATAAGCGATTCAATTACAAACTCAAAAGTGTTCACATCGTCATTGTGTAACACAATTTCATGTTGATGCGTTTCTTGCTCTAAAACGTCAACTTCATCTTGAATTTTTTCTTTAGTTCCCATGCAATAAAAATAAATAAAAATTATTGTTTTTTATAATGTGCTGAAAGCCATTGATTTTTAGTTTTTGTTTTCTGTAATTTTAGTTGATTTTTAGAAGCTTCTTCATCAATGATTGGTAAATCTTCTTCATAAAACCCACTTAACAACAAAATTCCGTCTTTTTCTAAACAATTTGTATATATTTTCATGTCCGCTAACAAAATATTTCTATTGATATTGGCAATTATCACATCATATTTTTGGTTAGTTAAAAGTGATGCATCTCCTTGATAAACAGTAATATGATTGCAATTATTGCGCTCAACATTTTCGATAGAATTGGTATAACACCATTCGTCAATATCTATTGCATCAATAGGTTTTGCACCTTTTATTTCAGCAAAAATGGCTAAAATTCCAGTGCCACAACCCATGTCTAACACTTTTTTATTCTTTAAATCGAGCTCTAATAAATGCTGAATCATCATGTGTGTAGTTTCGTGATGACCAGTACCAAAACTCATTTTTGGTTCGATGATAATTTGATATTGTAAGTTTGGATTTTCATGAAATGGCGCTCGAATACTTACCAAATCATCAACTTGAATGGGTTCAAAATTCTTTTCCCATTCTTCATTCCAGTTGGTTTGTGCTACTTCATGAAAATCATATTCAATTTCGAATTCATCAGAATTTAGAATAAAAATATCATCCAAAATAGTTTCAAACCAATCGTTTTTTTGAATGTAGGCAAGCATTCCTGTTTCATTTTCAACAAAACTTTCGAAACCTACTTCTCCTAATTCGGCAACTAAAATTTCGGTTGCAGGTTCTTTTGGTGAAATTTTAAAATCGTATTCAATATAAATATTATCCATAAAAAAAGCGTCAAGATTTCTAATTAAAATCTTGACGCAAATTTATTGTATTTTAGAGGAAGTTTTACAAAAACTTGACTTTAAATTGCTTCGATAATGGCTACAAAATCTTCAGCAACCAAAGATGCACCTCCAATTAAACCACCATCGACATCTGGTTTTGAAAAAATTTCTTCGGCATTTGATGCTTTTACACTTCCTCCGTATAAAATGGAAACAGAATCAGCTGTTTCTTGACCAAACTTTTTAGCCAATACATTTCTAACAAAAGCATGCATTTCTTGCGCTTGATCTGGAGTCGCAGTTTCACCTGTTCCAATTGCCCAAACAGGTTCATAAGCTAAAATGATATTTTTAAAATCAGCAGCCTTTAAGTGAAACAAAGTGTTTTTTAATTGGCTTCCTACTTCTAACAAGTGGTTGTCTAATTTTCTTTGCTCCAATAATTCACCAAAACAAAATATTACTTCTAAATCGTTTGCCAATGCAGCATCAATTTTTCTAGCGATTAATTCATCATCTTCACCAAAATATTGTCTTCTTTCAGAATGACCAAGAATTACTGTTTTTACACCAATTGATTGCAACATTTCTGCGGATATTTCTCCTGTAAAAGCACCATTTTTTGCTTGATGCATATTTTGCGCAGCCACTTCAATTTTTGAATCTTTGGCACTTTTGATTGCTCCAACTAGATTTACAAACGATGGAGCAACAATAACTCTCGCATTATTTAACTCTAAATCAGCAATCGATTTTTTTACTTTTCGGATAAGCTGGCTCGTTTCTTTAACGCCATTATTCATTTTCCAATTTCCAGCGACTATTTTTTTTCTCATAATTATACTATTTGAAATGATATGTAAAGTTATAAAATTGATGCCAACATCGGTTGTAGATTTTAAAATACTTACTAAAACGATGTATTAATTCGTTTTTATTGTCGCTAAAATGCGTTCATCAGTAATTTTTGTGGCTTTAAAAAGTGAAATACTTCCTTTTTCATCTACAATAATGTATCTAGGAATCCAACGTAAATTTAAAAAATCGACCAAATCTCCATTTTTCATTCCTTTGGGTAGGTTATAATGTTCACCTAAAATTTGAAAACGTTCAATTCCTTTTCTCCAACCCAATGAGTTTTCATCTACAGAAATGTTTAAAAATATCACTGATGGATATGATTTTTGAATCTTTTTCAATTCAGGTAACCCTTTAATACAATCAGCACACCAAGAAGCCCAAACATTGATAAGCACCTTTTTTCCTTGATATTTTTCGATGATTTCTTTGAATAAAACAGTTTCATTTTGGATGCTAATCAAATTTTCGTTTAGTGCTTTTTCAGAAAATTTTGTGGGAGTTTCAAAGGAGCAACTTGTTAAAAAAAGTAGTAATATTATGCTGTATTTTTTCATTTTTTGTGATGATTTGAATGTTTTTGTCTTTTTTAAATAGGATTACTTACATCATTGAGTGCAAATAAAATACAAAATAAGTACTTTTGCAGTGCTTAACTATAATCAATGACGACAAAAGAGCTTGAAATTCAAATACGCCAAAAAAAATCATTTTTATGCATTGGTTTGGATGTTGATTTGCATAAAATTCCATCACATTTATTAACTTTTGATGATCCAATTTTCGAATTTAACAAAAGCATTATTGATGCAACGCATCATTTGTGTGTGGCTTATAAACCCAATACGGCTTTTTATGAAGCTTATGGAATTAAAGGATGGCAATCTCTAAAAAAAACAATAGATTATTTGAACGAGTTTTATCCTGAATTTTACACCATTGCTGACGCAAAACGTGGTGATATAGGAAATACATCAAGCATGTATGCAAAAGCTTTTTTTGAAGATTTAGGGTTTGATTCTGTGACAGTTGCACCTTATATGGGGAAAGATTCTGTGGAACCATTTTTAGCATTTCCAGACAAACATACTATTTTGTTAGCACTTACCTCTAATGAGGGTGCTTTTGATTTTCAAACAAAGAAAATTGATAAAAATGAATTGTATAAACAGGTTTTAGAAACTTCAAAAACTTGGAAAAATTCAGAAAACCTAATGTATGTTGTTGGTGCAACAAAAGCTGATTATTTCAAAGAAATCAGAAAAATAGTTCCAAACTCATTTTTATTGGTTCCAGGAGTTGGGGCTCAAGGTGGCAAATTAGAAGATGTTTGTGAATTTGGTTTGAATTCACAAATTGGATTGCTAATCAATTCTTCACGCGAAATCATCTATGCTTCTTCAGGAAAAGATTTTGCTGAAAAGGCACAAGAACAAGCTATAAGATTACAGTTAGCAATGGAAAAAATATTGAGTTAGGGATTTTGGCAAAAAATATTATAAACTAAGTTCTCTATCTAGATAATTTACTTGATTTAATTTTTCTTTTAATTTCATTGCTTTAAAAGCTGCCAAATCACTTTTACTCTCATCTTCAAAACTGTAGCTACATGACATTTCTAAAAGTTTTACATATCTTTCTTGGAGATGTTTTTTGTAGCTTTTTAATTGACGTAAATGAGACATTTTGAGTATATATTAGTCTCTAAATATACATAAAATATTTTATGTTTTACGATTTATTTCAAATAAATTATTCAAAATCAAAAAGATAGTTTTTTGTTTAGTTCTTTATGATTTTAAAGTTCTTAGAAAAACTGCCAGATTGAATATTAAGTACATAAAATCCATCTTTTAAAAAAGATACATCAATACTATTTTTTGAAGCTTGTTGATTAAAAGAATGTACTTTTTTTCCAGTTAAATCATAAATAGCACCT encodes:
- the prmA gene encoding 50S ribosomal protein L11 methyltransferase; translated protein: MDNIYIEYDFKISPKEPATEILVAELGEVGFESFVENETGMLAYIQKNDWFETILDDIFILNSDEFEIEYDFHEVAQTNWNEEWEKNFEPIQVDDLVSIRAPFHENPNLQYQIIIEPKMSFGTGHHETTHMMIQHLLELDLKNKKVLDMGCGTGILAIFAEIKGAKPIDAIDIDEWCYTNSIENVERNNCNHITVYQGDASLLTNQKYDVIIANINRNILLADMKIYTNCLEKDGILLLSGFYEEDLPIIDEEASKNQLKLQKTKTKNQWLSAHYKKQ
- a CDS encoding TlpA family protein disulfide reductase, producing the protein MKKYSIILLLFLTSCSFETPTKFSEKALNENLISIQNETVLFKEIIEKYQGKKVLINVWASWCADCIKGLPELKKIQKSYPSVIFLNISVDENSLGWRKGIERFQILGEHYNLPKGMKNGDLVDFLNLRWIPRYIIVDEKGSISLFKATKITDERILATIKTN
- the pyrF gene encoding orotidine-5'-phosphate decarboxylase, coding for MTTKELEIQIRQKKSFLCIGLDVDLHKIPSHLLTFDDPIFEFNKSIIDATHHLCVAYKPNTAFYEAYGIKGWQSLKKTIDYLNEFYPEFYTIADAKRGDIGNTSSMYAKAFFEDLGFDSVTVAPYMGKDSVEPFLAFPDKHTILLALTSNEGAFDFQTKKIDKNELYKQVLETSKTWKNSENLMYVVGATKADYFKEIRKIVPNSFLLVPGVGAQGGKLEDVCEFGLNSQIGLLINSSREIIYASSGKDFAEKAQEQAIRLQLAMEKILS
- a CDS encoding DUF2007 domain-containing protein; protein product: MKNEYQKLFTSSTIIINGLTTLLEEQGIRYIIKDRFESARLAGFGEFMNAVEIHVQSSQLAEAQKILETYKLTLNSES
- the tpiA gene encoding triose-phosphate isomerase is translated as MRKKIVAGNWKMNNGVKETSQLIRKVKKSIADLELNNARVIVAPSFVNLVGAIKSAKDSKIEVAAQNMHQAKNGAFTGEISAEMLQSIGVKTVILGHSERRQYFGEDDELIARKIDAALANDLEVIFCFGELLEQRKLDNHLLEVGSQLKNTLFHLKAADFKNIILAYEPVWAIGTGETATPDQAQEMHAFVRNVLAKKFGQETADSVSILYGGSVKASNAEEIFSKPDVDGGLIGGASLVAEDFVAIIEAI
- a CDS encoding ATP-dependent Clp protease adaptor ClpS produces the protein MGTKEKIQDEVDVLEQETHQHEIVLHNDDVNTFEFVIESLINVCEHTLEQAEQCTYLVHYKGKCTVKSGELKDLEPRCSKLLQLGLSAELI